The genomic interval GGTAGTTGGTTGAGTTTGGGCTCATTTTTATACATGATGAATCTGATCATTTTCTCCATATAAGGCAACATTTGTTAAAATAGAGAGGTGTTCATTTGTCTGTGCGTGCAATCTTAATTTCTAAAGCTGTCAGATGTATGCAgtaagaattacaaaaaaagtaacatgaatttggaaaaaacagcagaaacaaataaCGTTTATAGTCATactttctttttgcatttattctaCAGTCAAACAGTCTTTCAGTTCAACACACAGTTAGAGTAAAGCTTCTTATCTGTACAGGTTGGGTAACAGTAAAAGTTCTAATAAAGAACAGAGGTATATGAAACAGAAAATCCTGGTAAATAGCCGTTTTTCTCCCTTTCAGATGATTTCCCATGATCaagaataaacaataatatattttaagtgCATCTTTACAAGTAGCAGTCACATAATTCTCCTAACTAAAGactgtaaaataatatattgcAGTGCATCCATCTTCCTACAGAGAACATTCTCTTCAAGCTTTCTCCTTTACCCACagactaaaatacattttgtataatatatgtCTACTTTCAGGTCAGGTATGTAAAGATGTTTTGGAAAGTTCTCCAGTGAAGTGGCTGGTACGTTGGGATTTGCTGGTCCCTGTGGACAAAACCTTTATAAAATGTAGGGCCTAAATGCACTGATCAACAGTCATGTTAGCGTTCAGAAATCCTCATAAGGTAAATTCCtgcaacataaatacatacacaaatataataagCAAAAGGTGAAAAAGTAATCGgatattttacttgagtaaaagtattaataccAGTGTAGAAATTAAAGTGCTGCATTCACAAatctacttaagtaaaagtcatTTGTaacttcaaaatgtactttaaagtaGTAAAAGATTAAAGTGATAAGATTAGCAGAGAGCCACATTACAGAACTTTACTGCAATAGTAATATTTACTTCTATATATTTTGTAGCTCAAGCTGCAATGAATAATATCTTGCCCTGTAGTGTTTTTCAGCTTGCCAAAACAAATCATACTGAATTCTTTTCTGCATTCGCTTCTACATGCCTTCAACTAAAAGTCAAAAGAACATGGATTGattcaataaacaaaaactaaaatattcatGATCATTCTCTCAAAGTTGCGGCTTGGCGTTCAGTAATGCAGAATCCCAGTTTCCTGAACATTGACCAAAATGCTAATAAAAAGGTGGCTGGGGGTGGAAAGAGAAAACTACGTTTTGTGCGTATATTGTGCAATCctgaaatatttaacacatGTAAATAACGCACAACACAAACAGGCTGTTCAGACAAACAATAAATCTTTCTATATAAACCtagaaataaataacactggTTTTGGGTCAAAGTCCCGTTAAGGTGCGGAATGATCTAAATAGAGGAAGGTgttgaatgtttgttttcagcatGAGGGTGCAGTTTACGGGTAGTAGTGGGTGACAGGTTAAAATGTTGGTGTGTGAATATTTGGAGCGTTTGAGTCTAGCTGACAGACTTGAGTGCGACCCAGGGGTTTGTCCCGCGGACCTCCATCGGGGAGTCGTTGCTGAAGATGTGGTTGCAGAGCTCCTCCAGAGGCGGCTCGGGGTCTGAGGTGGCATACAGAGCTGCTTCCTCCACCTCTTTACGGATCGAAATGTCAATTTCCTAAAAGAAAAGACTAGTGTTAATTAATGCAGCAAAACACATGGTGGGGGTTTTATTTCAGCATCCCAAAAGAGGATAGCTGTCCTAGAAGGTACAGTCAAGAATAAGGAACTTCTACTTTTAACTTCTCATGTCTTTATATTATTGCATTTTCCTTTCCCCCACAGCACAAGTATACAACCATGGTTTTCAAAAAGTGAACTCTGTACGTTTCTTTAAATCCAACATTTTTCCTATCATAGATTTTGGGGGAGAGGCAAGTATTATAAAGCAAGATCATTTCCCAAATGTGGATCAATAATGTGTCTATGTAGCTTGTGAAAAGCTGAATGTCTGATGCTTTTAAAACAgactgcaggtgtgtgtgtgtgtgtgtgtgtgtgtgtatattcacCTTGAACTCCTCCACAGAGGCCATGTTGTTGCTGAGCATGCGCTCCTTCAGCATGGTGATGGGGTCACTCTTACTGCGCACTTCCTGAATCTCGTCACGGGTGCGGTAGctacaggaagtgacatcacacaGTTAGTATAAAACAAGAATAGGAAGATAGCAGATTTTAATATTTGACTGATGACATTAGAATAGAGCTGACGGCAGTTTGAAAATAAGATCAGTGACATTTCCAAGTCACAAAACTTGACACACCTGACACCGGGATCACTCATGCTGTGTCCGTGGTAACGGTAGGTCTGCAGCTCCATTATAATTGGACcctaaaacacaacacaagtcATTCCTGCGATCGTTATACACAGTTTATTCTCTAGGAAAATAGAAAGTAATCTCAGGAGTTCAGTTTTGTGGAAAagctacagaaaataaatgctaCATGGAAATTAAGGATGCAAGGAAGAAAAGAACCATTTTTAAATCTGATCTTAATGGTTTTCCTCGCCCGTGTTTATGACTCATCAGGTGCAAAAAAAGCGTGGCCGGAAAAGCTCAGCTAACCTTTCCAGCTCTGCAGTGGTCTGCCGCAAACTTGGTGGCCTCTCTGACACACAAGACGTCCATCCCATCCACCTACGAGAACATAATGTTGTATAAACAGCATGCAGAATCATACTTTTATCAGAATATTTCCCCATGTGGTATTAGAGTTTTTGTATGCAGTATCATACATGAGCGTCAAACAGCTAAATGCATGCTCACACCTGCTACTGCCAGGACGGACTTTTAGCCTCGTCCTGTTATAGTCTGGGTTCATACAGGCCAGCTGCAGCGTACAGCCCATAGGCACACTGCAGCTACCGCCTAAGACCCCCACATTAAACTgatcatgtctgtgtgtttgtctcactCTGATTCCCGGGATGTAGTCTCCTCTCTTGTAGTACTCTGTGCTCGCTGACGCTCTCTCCACTGACGTCCCATCCCATATTTATTGTTCTCACAGATGAAGATGCACGGCAGCTTCCAGAGGGCGGCCATGTTGAAAGACTCATACAGCTGGCCCTGAGCGGATTAGGAAGACAGGTTGGAGTTCAGCAAGTCCATACGAATTAAGAGTAGGATATTTAAAGTATTAGGCAGGATATTTACCTGGTTGGCTGCCCCGTCTCcatacagagagacacacacctgGTTGTTGCCCTGGTACTGGCAGGCCAGAGCAATGCCAGCTCCTAAAGGAACCTGAACACGTCACAGGTGATTACATACAACAGCAtaccaaaagaaaatgttgatggTCTTAAAACTGTATGCATCCCTTAGGACATTGTTcccttttaatatttgttttacttctcaTTTCAGCCGTTTTAATGCATTCATTATGGCATTTACCTGGGCTCCCACAATGCCATTTCCTCCATAGAAATTTGGAGCGTACATGTGCATGGAGCCTCCCTTCCCTTTGGCCACGCCGCCTCTGCGACCTGAGGAGGAACAAAGACGTGTGAAGAATCTGCAGACATGTAAAAAAAGGTACAAGTCATCCAATTTAAAACTCCTCCCTCACCTGTGAGCTCAGCAAGGATCTCTTTGACGGCGATCCCGCGGGTGTAGGTGTAGCCGTGAGCGCGGTACGCAGTGATCAGGTGATCCGAGGGGTTGATGCCCGACTCTATGCCTACCGCACATGCTTCCTGCAAGGAGAAGACAAGCACTTTTATACTATTAGACccacaaaacatgtttgcatttaaatCTTTGCGGTCCACTTTTCTAATTGTTTGTCTTGCTGCTGTGTGTCCTCACCTGTCCGTCGTACAGGTGGCAGAAGCCTCGGATGATCTTCTGTTTGTACAGCTGGTCAGCTTTCAGCTCCATGCGCCTCACCGTCTGCATGACGCGGTAATAGTGCAAGCCCTGCTCCCGCGTTAGTTCTGCCTTCAGAGGGGGGGCCCTCCTCCAACCGGTGCAGCTCGCATTTCTACTCCGACAAATACATAATATTTAACAAGACAGCTGTATAGAAGTGTTTCAGTGCAGTGATGTCTGTGTTCTTTTACCCACCTTGATGTCAAAGGTGGCCTGAGAGGTGAAGTCAGCGAAGGAGCGAGACACCACCACTCTGGCACCCtgtgaagaaaaacatacacattaaaaGAGGGATACATCACACAGGGTgaatcacaaataaaacagtgtttcaCATCGACAGGAAGCTGCCCCCTTATCACAGCGAGAGTGcaagaaaggagggagggaggggtctGGTAATGGTTTAACCTTGGCTACAATAGTCCGATGCAACAGAGGGAAATCCCCATCCAGATGTAAAATAGTGTGCATCAACACCTGGCTGGTTTTGGGAAGGTATAAGAAGAAGGTCCTCCATTTAGCATCCttcagaaaacaatgtttaagtgttttgtCGCCTTAATACAATAACAGATACTGCAGGTTTAGGGAAGGATTCCAAACAATTAGATAAGTTTACATAGATTATATTACAACGAGTCGAAAACACTTGCAGGACTGTTGGGGCAGAGACTTTCACAGTAAAGCACAAAACATAACTGTTAGGTTTTACAGATTTTTGCGCCAGacaaaaagcatttgaaatgttttacttttatagaattaatcaattaatgaaaggaagaaaaagactGAGAAATGCATCGAACAGAAAATCTACTAGAAAAAGAAATATGgttaacagaaaaagaaaagcatcagatttgtatttaaataaaacacaaatgtggaATTCAACAATTGTTTTGTGGCAGGTTTTGTTTTAGAGCAGCTCCATAAAATGATTAATATGGGTGCTAAACAAGAGAAAACATGCATCTGAATTCTGTTCAAAAGGTGCCTTATTCGTCACAAAGTCATATACATTTCCCAGAAAGGGAAACCAAAGATTAGAAAAGTGGGTCCCTACAAATAAGTGgggggacatttaaaaaaataataaaattagGAATAAAAAGAGATCAAGAAATAAGTAAATCAATTGTTAGACAGCAAGTCCATAAAATGATAGGTGGAACGTAGCTATTTGCACGACTTAAAGAAGTTATTTTGCTTTAAATCTGAATTTTAAATCCACAAGATAAGATTAGTTAGTGATCAGTC from Eleginops maclovinus isolate JMC-PN-2008 ecotype Puerto Natales chromosome 21, JC_Emac_rtc_rv5, whole genome shotgun sequence carries:
- the pdha1b gene encoding LOW QUALITY PROTEIN: pyruvate dehydrogenase E1 subunit alpha 1b (The sequence of the model RefSeq protein was modified relative to this genomic sequence to represent the inferred CDS: inserted 1 base in 1 codon; deleted 1 base in 1 codon), which translates into the protein MKNMLTIISNALCRMTGRNVGAQTVSELLVDLSEYVSVTSPPLAPAMAQTQRQPPKPPPVRTIAPAEQLVKNQAKTDRPGARVVVSRSFADFTSQATFDIKKCELHRLEEGPPLKAELTREQGLHYYRVMQTVRRMELKADQLYKQKIIRGFCHLYDGQEACAVGIESGINPSDHLITAYRAHGYTYTRGIAVKEILAELTGRRGGVAKGKGGSMHMYAPNFYGGNGIVGAQVPLGAGIALACQYQGNNQVCVSLYGDGAANQGQLYESFNMAALWKLPCIFICENNKYGXGTSVERASASTEYYKRGDYIPGIRVDGMDVLCVREATKFAADHCRAGKGPIIMELQTYRYHGHSMSDPGVSYRTRDEIQEVRSKSDPITMLKERMLSNNMASVEEFKEIDISIRKEVEEAALYATSDPEPPLEELCNHIFSNDSPMEVRGTNPWVALKSVS